CCTACTCCGCCGTATATAAAAAGCGGGTTATAAACAAGTCCGGGGTTTTTTACGACTGCCAGCGCTGCCGCATGGGGTAATTCGTTAAAAGGGCCTATTATAAAAGAATCAAAAGTATATTTTGGATTTAGCCCGGTTTCTTTATTTATTTGAAGGCCTTGAAAATCCAATTGGCTTTCAGATTTAACCGGCATAACTTGAGGAGTTTCCTTTCTTTTTTCTTTTTTGATTTCTGTTTTTCCAACAATATATTCAACCTCTTTAATTCCGCTGTCTATACTATGAAAGGTTTTCATCAATAACTTATTATACTTATTTTCAAGCCATTCTTTAACGAAAGAATTTGAAACGGAAACAACAATTTTTCCTCCATCTTTTTTGGATATCTCGGTATTTTTAAACCAAGTGGAAAAATTTGCCTGAGAAACGTTGAATTGGATTTGAGCAAGAACAGCTTGCCAGAGGTCCTCTTTATTCATAAATATTTCGTTTTATATTCTCTTAATTTGCTATATAATAAGAGAAAATAAAGAAGTTATCCGTCCCAATTTATTATTGCAAAAACCTTATATCTGTAAATACGATTATATCACATATACAAATTAAGGGAAAATAGAAGTAAAATCAAGTTTTCTGTTAATAACCTGTGTATAAGTTGTGGATTAATACCTATTATATTTTAAAAAAGAAAATGTTTAATTTGACCTATTTTCTTTTTGGTATTATACTTAGAAAACAGTATTTTATTTAAAATTTTAAATTTATATGTCTATTACCTATAATCCCAAAAAGAGAAAAAGAAAAAAAGCCCATGGATTCAGAGCAAGGCAGGAAACAAAAACAGGAAAAAGAGTTATAAAAAGCAGAAGGCAAAAAGGAAGAAAGAAAATAACGGTTTAATATGCTTTCTAAGGGAAACCGCCTTAAAAAAAAGGAGGATTTTAAGCTTGTTTTTAATAAAGGAAAAAAAATTAAAGGGATTTTTCTTTATTTAAAAGCCGTCCAAAATGGGCTTGGAGAAAGCAGGTTTGGAATTATTATCAGTAAAAAAGTTGATAAAAAAGCGACAGTTCGTAATTTGATAAAAAGAAGGACAAGGGCTGTTATAAAAGAAAATTTACCAAAAATCAAAACAAACATTGACTGTATTGTTTTTTTTATTTCTCTTCCGGAAAACTTTATTTCACTAAAAAAAGATATAGAAGAATGTTTTGAAAAATTAAAACTCTATGTTTAAAAAAAGTATTCTTTTTCTTATTTCTTTCTATCATTTTTCTGTTTCCCCATTTTTAGGAAAAAATTGTAGGTTTTATCCAAGTTGTTCTGATTATACTTATAAGGCAGTTGAAAAATACGGGTCCTTAAAAGGCATATTTTTAGGAACTAAAAGAATTTTAAAATGCCATCCTTTTAATAAAGGAGGAGTTGATATTCCTTAAATATTAAAAATAAGGAAAATTAAAAAATTATGATTGAAATTATTAAAATAGCTTTTGAATCTTTTTTTTATAAACCGCTGTTTAACGGCCTTATTTTTATTTATTATTACATTCCAGGAGGAGATCTTGGAATTACAATTATATTATTTACCCTTATTATAAAAACAATTCTTTATCCTTTAGGAGCAAAAGCAATAAAATCACAAAAATCATTAAATAAATTATCTCCAAAAATAAAAGAAATCCAGGAAAAATATAAAAATGACAAAGAAAAACAAACTAAAGAGATAATGGAATTTTATAAAAAAGAGAAAATAAATCCTTTTTCAGGTTGTCTTCCCTTGTTAATCCAGCTTCCTATTTTGCTTGCTCTTTTTAGAATTTTTAAGGATGGTTTTGGGATGGAACAAATGAATCTTCTATACGCAGTTACTCCTCATCCTGAAGAAATATTTACAGTTTTTCTAAAATTAGTAGATCTTGCGAACCCTAATTTATTTTTTGCCATTTTAGCCGGCGTTTCTTTATTTTTTCAAATGAAGATAAGTATTCCAAAAATAAAGAATAAAAATAAAGGGGATTTAAAAAGCGACATACAGGTTGTTATGCAAAAACAGATGCAGTATTTTTTGCCTTTTTTCATCGTGATTATTCTTCTTCAGCTTCCTTCGGCATTAGGCCTTTATTGGATAGTTTCAACTCTTTTTGCCATAGGACAGCACTATATAATAAATAAAAACGATGTTCTTTCTTCTTTAGAAAGACAAAACTAACGAGTTCCAAAACTTCCGGCTATAACTATTACTCCCATTGGACGAGTAGTTATTTTACTGTCTTGAAATTTATTAATACTTGAAGTAATTCCGCGCACTGAGCAAGATTTTCCATTATCAAATGAAGGTTTAATCCATACAGTTTCTCCTCCGTCTTCTTCTTCGGTTCCGCAATTATAAGGATAAAAGAAAACAATAATAGGAAGGTTCTCAGGGATAACAGTTGCCGATGAAATAGTTAAATTCTTTTTTAAAAAGAATTCTCTTATAGGCCTTTCTATAATTTCTTCTTCCTCCTCTTCTTCTCCTTCTATTACTTCTTCTGTTGAAAAGGGACCATAACATGTACTATCGCCTGACAGTCCACAATCTTCAGGATCTTTTTCTAGTTGATTTCTGAGATTTTTTTCTCTGTCGATATATTTATGCAATTTAACGCTTCGGGGAAATTCATAAGAAGAATCTCCCCACGAGCGAGTTGCAAAAGCAGCGGCATAATATATAGGAGGATCCATTGGCGTAATCATTTTAACTTCATCTGTGAGATTATAAACAACTTGTCCGTATCCGAGTTCTCCATCTCTAAGTTCGAGAAAATATGCTCCGTAGTAAATTTTTTGATTTGGAGTTTTTTCAAGATCTGGAAGAATATATATTATTTCCGGTTCCCTCCACTCTGAAGGAACTGTAAAATTTTCAAATAATTCTATAAAAACGCAGTGTTCCTTAACATTGTTTATTGTTTCAAAAAGAGCGGCAATATCCGTAGTGTCGTCAATATTTTGAGCAAGAATATTTATATCATCTATTTCTTCTTCACAAAACAAAATAGGAGAATAAATTTCATTTTTAAGAATAACACGGGCTTCCGGTACAGGATTTAGAGTTGGTTCTTGCAAAACCGTGAAAGAATAATTTATATTCCACAAAATCAAAAACGACCCTAAAGTGATTAAAAGCCCCAAAAGCGCTGAAAATATCCTCTTTTTTGCTTTGCTTACTTCTTCGGGATTGCCAGCTGAAGCAAGATAATTTAATCCTCCCAAGATAAGGAATAAAAGAGCGATTACTCCCACTGTTGTCGTAAGAAAGCCGAATATATACCTTACATAGACGTTGATAGGTGTTGCTATCGTAGAAAAGCCGGAACCTGGATAAGATATCTCTAAGTTTCTTCCCAGCGCCTTATTGAAGGCAAAAAAAAGAAAAAAGAGAGATATTAACAAGATTGCCTTTCTTTGTTTTTTTATCTTTTTTAACATGGTTATTTAAATATCCCAAATTCTCCTGCAATAATTAATTTTCCTCCTGCACATGGCATGATTGTAGTTTCTATTTCATCAGAAACACAAGTCATCCATGTATATCCATCTATTACTTCTCCAGTATCGTCTGGCTCAGGGCACTTTAAATGAGATGCTGGCGAACAGTTATCGGTATTTATAACCCATCCTGTACCTGTTGATTCCCAAGAGCATCTGGGAGTATCATCAGGAAGACAACTTACCCAAACACATTCTCCTTCATATTCTCCATCCTCAACAGGAGGGGGTCCACAGGTACTACATGGCGATGTACAAATTCCTCCACCTATATTCCTATTCCAATAGAAAAATCCTGGTGTCCCTCTTCCTTTTCCTTCGGAAGTCCAGATCCATGAGCATATTGAACATTCTCTTTCTTCTTCATCATCTTCTTCAAAACACTGGGGTTCGCTTTCCTCTCCCCATTTTTTCATAATAGTTGTATTAAAATTGTCATAATTTCCGGTAAATACAGCTATTTCTGAATATTCTCCCTCGTCCCATTTTGGAGGCCCTTCCGATGTGTCAGCGATATAAAAAATTACGATTGTTTTAGGAATATATCCATACTTATCGTTAATATCTATTGAACCAAGTATTCTATTTGGAGAATACCAATGGAAATAATCTAAAGGTTTTCTTTCAGTTGAGCGAATTCTTTTATAAAAAAGAGCTTCTTCATCTTCTTCGTCTTCTTCTAGTTGTCTATTTAATGGATTATTTTTTTGGCTGTGATACTTATACATTTTTACTTCTCTAGAAAAATCATAAGAATCAAAGCCGCTTTTTACCATAGTAAAAGGATAGCTGAAGAATATAGGAAGTTCCATAGGAGTAATTTTTTTTACTTCTATTTCTTCCCCTTCTTCTTCAACATTATAAACAACCTGAGCTTTTTTGTAATCTTTTGAGTAAAAGACAGCACCATAACGAGTCCCTTTTATTCCTGGAAATATATATATAACACTAGGGGTTCTCCAAACTCTGTTTATTATTGGGCCTGTTCCCGCAAACACACAATGATTTTTAACATTATTTATTATATCAAGCTGAGCTTGGGGCGGTGTTGACGTAGAAAGAATGGAATTTATATCATTTATCTCCTGATTGCAAAAAATAATAGGGCTTTGGCTTTGAAGCTGATCTACTATAGGAGAGATAGGAGTGGTTATAATATCATCTAAAATTACAAAAGGAGAATATATTCTAAACAAAATCAAAAACGACCCTAAAGTGATTAAAAGCCCCAAAAGCGCTGAAAATATCCTCTTTTTTGCTTTGCTTACTTCTTCGGGATTGCCAGCTGAAGCAAGATAATTTAATCCTCCCAAGATAAGGAATAAAAGAGCGATTACTCCCACTGTTGTCGTAAGAAAGCCGAATATATACCTTACATAGACGTTGATAGGTGTTGCTATCGTAGAAAAGCCGGAACCTGGATAAGATATCTCTAAGTTTCTTCCCAGCGCCTTATTGAAGGCAAAAAAAAGAAAAAAGAGAGATATTAACAAGATTGCCTTTCTTTGTTTTTTTATCTTTTTTAACATGGTTATTTTAAAATATTCCGATACTGCCGGCTATAATAAACATTCCACCAGCGCATGGAAAATCAACATGGTAATAACAAAAATCTTTCATATCTGTTTGATTTAAATTGCTGTTATTTTCATTAAAAACAGCAATTCTGCAAGATCTTCCATCTTCCCATGGTATATTATCACGGCATACATAAAATATGGCAATAGTCGGTTTTTTTAAATTCAAATCGCATTTTTCTCCGCTTTCCGATCCTCCAGCACACCTCTGAGAAAGATTTTCTACAATATAATAA
The Candidatus Paceibacterota bacterium DNA segment above includes these coding regions:
- the yidD gene encoding membrane protein insertion efficiency factor YidD, translated to MFKKSILFLISFYHFSVSPFLGKNCRFYPSCSDYTYKAVEKYGSLKGIFLGTKRILKCHPFNKGGVDIP
- a CDS encoding YidC/Oxa1 family membrane protein insertase; the encoded protein is MIEIIKIAFESFFYKPLFNGLIFIYYYIPGGDLGITIILFTLIIKTILYPLGAKAIKSQKSLNKLSPKIKEIQEKYKNDKEKQTKEIMEFYKKEKINPFSGCLPLLIQLPILLALFRIFKDGFGMEQMNLLYAVTPHPEEIFTVFLKLVDLANPNLFFAILAGVSLFFQMKISIPKIKNKNKGDLKSDIQVVMQKQMQYFLPFFIVIILLQLPSALGLYWIVSTLFAIGQHYIINKNDVLSSLERQN
- the rpmH gene encoding 50S ribosomal protein L34, which encodes MSITYNPKKRKRKKAHGFRARQETKTGKRVIKSRRQKGRKKITV
- a CDS encoding pilin, coding for MLKKIKKQRKAILLISLFFLFFAFNKALGRNLEISYPGSGFSTIATPINVYVRYIFGFLTTTVGVIALLFLILGGLNYLASAGNPEEVSKAKKRIFSALLGLLITLGSFLILFRIYSPFVILDDIITTPISPIVDQLQSQSPIIFCNQEINDINSILSTSTPPQAQLDIINNVKNHCVFAGTGPIINRVWRTPSVIYIFPGIKGTRYGAVFYSKDYKKAQVVYNVEEEGEEIEVKKITPMELPIFFSYPFTMVKSGFDSYDFSREVKMYKYHSQKNNPLNRQLEEDEEDEEALFYKRIRSTERKPLDYFHWYSPNRILGSIDINDKYGYIPKTIVIFYIADTSEGPPKWDEGEYSEIAVFTGNYDNFNTTIMKKWGEESEPQCFEEDDEEERECSICSWIWTSEGKGRGTPGFFYWNRNIGGGICTSPCSTCGPPPVEDGEYEGECVWVSCLPDDTPRCSWESTGTGWVINTDNCSPASHLKCPEPDDTGEVIDGYTWMTCVSDEIETTIMPCAGGKLIIAGEFGIFK
- a CDS encoding pilin, whose protein sequence is MLKKIKKQRKAILLISLFFLFFAFNKALGRNLEISYPGSGFSTIATPINVYVRYIFGFLTTTVGVIALLFLILGGLNYLASAGNPEEVSKAKKRIFSALLGLLITLGSFLILWNINYSFTVLQEPTLNPVPEARVILKNEIYSPILFCEEEIDDINILAQNIDDTTDIAALFETINNVKEHCVFIELFENFTVPSEWREPEIIYILPDLEKTPNQKIYYGAYFLELRDGELGYGQVVYNLTDEVKMITPMDPPIYYAAAFATRSWGDSSYEFPRSVKLHKYIDREKNLRNQLEKDPEDCGLSGDSTCYGPFSTEEVIEGEEEEEEEIIERPIREFFLKKNLTISSATVIPENLPIIVFFYPYNCGTEEEDGGETVWIKPSFDNGKSCSVRGITSSINKFQDSKITTRPMGVIVIAGSFGTR
- the rnpA gene encoding ribonuclease P protein component — translated: MLSKGNRLKKKEDFKLVFNKGKKIKGIFLYLKAVQNGLGESRFGIIISKKVDKKATVRNLIKRRTRAVIKENLPKIKTNIDCIVFFISLPENFISLKKDIEECFEKLKLYV